The Shewanella sp. MTB7 genome includes a window with the following:
- a CDS encoding RDD family protein, which yields MTRENQESDPKSMVTPFAFEIAPKLLYTPLASPLKRGLAMIIDGLLVAVLAEQAGWVFILLVGLTLLIQKKNRQLGKLFKWGLYLLMLVMMILVAVDYVTPSERSSTEKNAADGVELSSLEVIGELIDFGPKIIKFSQCTHISCAENELSHLLPAIKESNLSLDEKKSIVINLIDDFPFPLDEKRRLLDIVNTEFTQPLTVDFESKLAEGELLQPLGSDHNVKTAEITAKTSANDKVTSQYVDDNQFKYLEELGEEKQELKDEYSLLAWAKGMLNDLGLGFGWSAFYFTVFTAWFDGQTLGKKLFRIRVVQLDGTRLSLWDSFGRYGGYGAGFATGLLGFLQIYWDANRQAIQDKISATVVIDLNRLTQEQASSYETKL from the coding sequence ATGACTAGGGAAAATCAAGAAAGCGATCCAAAATCCATGGTGACACCCTTCGCTTTTGAGATTGCTCCAAAACTTTTATACACCCCACTTGCCAGCCCTTTAAAACGAGGTTTAGCCATGATTATCGATGGTCTACTCGTCGCCGTATTGGCAGAGCAAGCGGGCTGGGTATTTATACTTCTTGTGGGGTTAACCCTATTGATACAGAAAAAAAACCGTCAGTTAGGCAAACTTTTTAAGTGGGGTCTCTACTTGCTTATGCTGGTCATGATGATCTTGGTGGCTGTGGATTATGTCACCCCATCGGAAAGATCGAGCACAGAGAAAAATGCTGCTGACGGGGTTGAGCTTAGTTCACTTGAAGTGATAGGTGAGCTGATAGATTTTGGTCCCAAAATTATTAAATTTAGTCAGTGTACCCATATTAGTTGTGCTGAAAATGAGCTTTCACATCTGCTTCCTGCCATTAAAGAGTCAAATTTAAGCTTAGATGAAAAAAAGTCGATAGTGATCAATTTAATTGATGATTTTCCCTTCCCTTTAGATGAGAAGAGACGCTTGTTAGACATTGTTAATACTGAGTTTACTCAGCCTTTAACTGTGGATTTCGAGTCTAAATTGGCCGAGGGTGAGTTACTGCAGCCTCTGGGGAGTGACCACAATGTTAAGACAGCAGAGATTACGGCCAAAACTTCAGCTAATGATAAGGTGACTTCTCAGTATGTTGATGACAATCAGTTCAAATATCTCGAAGAACTTGGCGAAGAAAAACAAGAGCTGAAGGATGAATACAGCTTACTTGCTTGGGCGAAAGGGATGTTAAACGATTTGGGGTTAGGTTTTGGTTGGTCTGCCTTTTATTTTACCGTCTTTACTGCTTGGTTTGATGGTCAAACTTTGGGTAAAAAGTTATTTAGGATCAGAGTTGTTCAACTCGATGGTACAAGGTTGTCACTCTGGGACTCTTTTGGCCGTTACGGTGGCTATGGTGCAGGATTTGCGACAGGGTTGCTGGGTTTTTTACAGATCTACTGGGATGCAAATAGGCAAGCGATTCAAGATAAAATCTCGGCAACAGTGGTTATTGATTTAAATCGATTAACGCAAGAGCAGGCGAGTTCTTACGAAACAAAGCTATAG
- a CDS encoding DUF938 domain-containing protein, translating to MTTSQLPFSQACENNKDSILNIINPIFSTATHLLEIGTGTGQHAVHFAKHLPHLIWQTSDQSIYLQGIEMRLAQSQIANLQMPLTLDVTTTWPLNKQANIDAIFTANTLHIMAKDMVEAFFKGVGEHLQIQGQLCIYGPFNYGGNYSSESNARFDIWLAQQNPNSAIRDIEWISQLAENEGLKLIDDHAMPANNRLLHFVKE from the coding sequence ATGACCACGAGCCAACTGCCCTTTTCTCAAGCCTGTGAAAATAATAAAGACTCGATTCTGAATATCATTAATCCCATTTTTTCAACCGCCACCCATCTACTTGAAATAGGCACAGGAACAGGCCAGCATGCAGTTCATTTTGCCAAGCACCTACCCCATCTTATCTGGCAAACCAGCGATCAATCTATCTATCTTCAGGGAATTGAGATGAGACTCGCTCAATCCCAGATCGCTAATTTGCAGATGCCTTTAACACTGGACGTGACGACAACTTGGCCACTGAACAAACAAGCCAATATCGATGCTATTTTTACAGCCAACACCTTGCATATAATGGCGAAAGATATGGTGGAAGCCTTTTTTAAAGGAGTAGGAGAGCACTTACAGATCCAAGGCCAACTCTGTATTTACGGACCCTTTAATTATGGGGGGAATTATTCCAGTGAGAGTAATGCTAGATTTGATATCTGGTTAGCTCAACAAAATCCAAACAGTGCCATTCGAGATATCGAATGGATTAGTCAACTTGCTGAGAACGAGGGACTGAAATTAATTGATGATCATGCAATGCCTGCTAACAACCGTTTACTGCACTTTGTAAAAGAATAA
- a CDS encoding YibE/F family protein, with translation MLKTYRFTLFITLLSTLIFYMSPGLSEHLKPQSSVEQVFVDARVISVISNDLAPDPRVPSILTGKQVFTAEILDGELSGKVVEVKNPLSRQHNVLVSEGDTFIMMIRETANGTVYWAYNHKRSTAIYWMSFAFLLLLMSFGKRQGINSVVSLYFTAALVIGILIPAIFAGWDPVLITIILMGLKIVVNFLLVTGNNRKSYCAMAGTLLGVIAAGVMAQLFGEFAHLSGIYLDKGEDVIYLATQPIQIRWLMFVAIMISALGAVMDVAISIASAYNELKITDPKLTPKQLMQASMNIGRDIMGTMTNTLIMAFAGSSLTTIMMVWGLDMPLTQFINTPVIALSIIHALAGSVGIVLTIPITAWLAMYFLNDPRDTATVHSKSKIDTAILKTDMTAIKR, from the coding sequence ATGCTAAAAACCTATCGCTTTACTCTGTTTATCACCCTATTGTCGACCCTGATTTTCTATATGTCTCCTGGTTTGAGCGAGCATTTAAAGCCTCAATCTTCAGTTGAGCAGGTATTTGTAGACGCAAGAGTAATTAGCGTCATCTCAAATGACTTGGCACCGGATCCCAGAGTACCCTCCATTTTGACAGGCAAGCAGGTCTTCACGGCCGAAATTTTAGATGGAGAGTTATCAGGAAAAGTTGTCGAGGTTAAAAATCCACTCAGCAGGCAACATAACGTGTTGGTTTCTGAGGGCGACACCTTCATCATGATGATCCGTGAAACAGCCAATGGGACCGTTTACTGGGCCTATAATCATAAACGTTCTACGGCCATTTATTGGATGAGCTTTGCCTTTTTATTGTTACTTATGTCATTTGGTAAAAGACAGGGAATAAATTCAGTAGTCTCGCTCTATTTTACCGCAGCCCTAGTCATAGGAATATTAATACCCGCTATTTTTGCTGGTTGGGATCCCGTGCTTATTACTATCATCTTGATGGGCTTAAAAATTGTGGTCAACTTCTTGTTGGTGACTGGAAATAATCGCAAAAGCTATTGTGCCATGGCGGGCACACTTCTGGGTGTTATCGCTGCAGGGGTAATGGCGCAACTCTTCGGTGAGTTTGCACATTTATCAGGAATTTATCTCGATAAGGGTGAGGATGTTATCTATCTTGCTACTCAACCAATACAGATCCGCTGGTTAATGTTTGTCGCCATCATGATCTCAGCATTAGGCGCTGTGATGGACGTAGCGATCTCTATTGCATCAGCTTATAACGAGCTTAAAATTACCGATCCTAAACTCACGCCAAAACAGCTTATGCAAGCCAGCATGAACATTGGACGTGACATTATGGGTACCATGACCAACACACTGATTATGGCCTTTGCAGGTAGCTCGCTCACTACGATTATGATGGTGTGGGGGTTGGATATGCCATTAACTCAGTTTATAAATACGCCTGTTATTGCATTAAGCATCATACATGCACTGGCTGGTAGCGTGGGTATTGTGCTAACAATTCCTATCACTGCATGGCTTGCTATGTATTTCTTAAATGACCCACGAGATACTGCAACAGTCCATTCAAAGTCAAAGATTGATACTGCTATTCTCAAAACTGACATGACAGCAATAAAAAGATAA
- a CDS encoding bifunctional metallophosphatase/5'-nucleotidase, whose translation MKNTKYSVLCLAILASIAGCSDDKIVEVEVDNGFSVVVTEGRTLTNTPDIIVKSQEEVDELTITIGATADLHGRIFGYDYAIDGEDADAGLTRIATLLKAEKANNPNMILIDIGDTVQGNSAQLFNDDPTHPVVATLNALEFDVWVPGNHEFNFERSFIDRNLNHFNGAVISSNIKWEDNSANYIRAFQIFEVDGAKIAIVGVTPSNVPNWEASAPSHFAGLKFDEELASTRAAVDELIKKYAPDVIVGAFHIGRDSDAGAGVHKIAAEMADKFDVILAGHEHATYIESIAKSSGDEITSTDISVGGSDTMEDKAISGTYNEANRAESVKIIEPGKWGWALAKAEIQLKKNTSGKWEMVDTTLSNITTKDVKEEEDISAQFQYVDDISKEDAQTLLGMVTGDFTPGGGADEAIHEDYNDNIGRLYTTIHTAKVVDTPLMDFVNQIQIRKSGAVVSAASLFSDSSNLLDGQEYAKKDSTNLYEYDNTLVAIEMTGANLKRYMEWSYTYFNTYKEGDLTVSFMKGSKAYMYDQFDGEIEFVVDLTGEAFAMDEDYKVTTEGSRIEIIEIAGKEFDAAATYKVAMNSYRWGSNVKKYGWATDADVKYDSVNESVYAIRDMLTEYVEINKGVIADDFFNPNWEFKQYQKDGAITKERNDGAEGQALWNRLIKQEICVSIDLDNPKYPGILHSLNANDDSTYFVNPNAGNLDPDMVYQGCVPAGK comes from the coding sequence ATGAAAAATACAAAATATAGTGTCTTGTGCTTGGCGATCCTTGCCAGTATTGCAGGTTGTTCCGACGACAAGATTGTTGAAGTTGAAGTTGATAACGGTTTTTCAGTCGTTGTCACAGAGGGAAGAACCCTCACAAATACGCCAGATATCATAGTTAAAAGCCAAGAAGAGGTTGATGAGCTAACCATTACAATCGGCGCAACAGCGGATCTTCATGGTCGCATTTTTGGTTATGATTACGCTATCGATGGCGAAGATGCTGATGCGGGCCTCACCCGTATCGCCACATTATTAAAGGCAGAAAAAGCCAACAATCCCAACATGATCTTGATCGATATCGGTGATACGGTTCAGGGTAACTCTGCTCAACTCTTTAACGACGATCCGACTCATCCGGTTGTCGCAACCCTAAATGCCCTCGAATTCGACGTGTGGGTGCCAGGTAACCATGAATTTAACTTCGAACGTAGCTTTATCGATCGTAACCTAAACCACTTCAACGGCGCAGTGATCTCGAGCAACATTAAGTGGGAAGACAATAGCGCGAATTATATCCGCGCGTTCCAGATCTTTGAAGTCGATGGTGCCAAAATTGCAATTGTCGGTGTAACACCTTCCAATGTACCAAACTGGGAAGCATCGGCGCCGAGTCACTTCGCCGGTCTTAAATTTGATGAAGAGTTAGCATCGACACGTGCAGCAGTTGATGAACTTATCAAAAAGTACGCACCAGATGTTATCGTGGGCGCCTTCCATATCGGCCGTGACTCAGACGCCGGTGCGGGCGTGCATAAAATAGCTGCTGAGATGGCTGACAAATTTGATGTTATTTTAGCCGGTCATGAACACGCGACCTACATTGAAAGCATTGCAAAATCATCAGGTGATGAGATCACATCAACAGATATCTCCGTTGGTGGCTCAGACACTATGGAAGATAAAGCTATTTCAGGCACATATAACGAAGCTAACCGCGCTGAAAGCGTTAAGATCATCGAGCCGGGCAAATGGGGTTGGGCCCTTGCCAAAGCTGAAATTCAGCTGAAGAAGAACACCAGCGGCAAGTGGGAGATGGTGGACACCACACTAAGCAACATCACCACTAAAGATGTGAAAGAGGAAGAGGATATCAGTGCTCAATTCCAATATGTTGATGATATCTCTAAAGAGGATGCTCAGACGCTATTAGGAATGGTCACTGGCGACTTCACACCAGGTGGTGGCGCTGATGAAGCTATTCATGAAGATTACAATGATAACATAGGCCGTTTATACACAACGATTCATACTGCTAAGGTTGTCGACACGCCGTTAATGGACTTTGTTAATCAGATCCAGATTAGAAAATCCGGTGCTGTAGTTTCAGCGGCCTCTCTGTTCTCCGATAGCTCTAACCTACTCGATGGTCAAGAGTACGCTAAGAAAGATTCAACCAATCTGTATGAGTACGATAACACCTTAGTGGCTATTGAGATGACGGGTGCAAATCTGAAACGTTATATGGAGTGGTCTTACACTTACTTCAACACCTATAAAGAGGGTGACTTAACCGTCTCCTTTATGAAGGGCAGTAAAGCGTACATGTACGATCAATTCGATGGCGAGATTGAGTTTGTTGTCGATCTAACCGGTGAAGCTTTTGCGATGGACGAAGATTACAAGGTCACCACCGAAGGTAGCCGTATCGAGATCATCGAGATTGCTGGAAAAGAATTTGATGCAGCTGCTACATATAAAGTGGCAATGAACAGCTACCGTTGGGGCTCTAACGTTAAGAAGTATGGCTGGGCCACCGATGCAGATGTTAAGTATGACTCAGTAAACGAATCTGTATACGCTATTCGTGACATGTTAACTGAGTACGTTGAGATCAATAAAGGCGTCATCGCAGATGATTTTTTCAATCCAAACTGGGAGTTTAAACAGTATCAGAAAGATGGCGCAATCACTAAAGAACGTAACGATGGCGCTGAAGGTCAAGCACTTTGGAATAGACTGATCAAGCAAGAGATCTGTGTGAGTATTGACCTTGATAACCCTAAATATCCTGGTATCTTACATTCATTGAATGCTAATGATGACAGCACATATTTTGTCAACCCTAATGCGGGCAACCTAGATCCAGATATGGTTTACCAAGGCTGTGTTCCTGCTGGTAAGTGA